The following are encoded together in the Mesoterricola sediminis genome:
- a CDS encoding cupin domain-containing protein, producing MNPRLHPREDHWLDYASGHLDPASRTLLEAHLAFCGICRREAGQDLAPGGALLAAMPEAEPPAELLQGILARLKAPEAPRVGGEALPLPRALWSLLPSLEGAAWHGALTRGFRFLEAGGGLFLIHMEKGRPFPEHGHRGLERAVILAGGLEDAGRVLEAGDFDEEDPSRVHAPVALPDEDCWLLASLEGGIRFTGWRGLLQRAAGR from the coding sequence ATGAACCCCCGGCTCCACCCCCGCGAGGACCACTGGCTGGACTACGCCTCCGGCCACCTGGATCCGGCCTCCCGCACCCTCCTGGAGGCCCACCTGGCCTTCTGCGGGATCTGCCGGCGCGAGGCGGGCCAGGACCTGGCCCCCGGGGGCGCGCTCCTGGCCGCGATGCCGGAGGCGGAGCCCCCCGCCGAGCTCCTCCAGGGCATCCTCGCCCGGCTCAAGGCGCCGGAGGCCCCCCGCGTGGGCGGGGAGGCCCTGCCCCTGCCCCGGGCCCTCTGGAGCCTGCTGCCCTCCCTCGAGGGCGCGGCCTGGCACGGCGCCCTCACCCGCGGCTTCCGCTTCCTGGAGGCCGGCGGCGGGCTCTTCCTCATCCACATGGAGAAGGGGCGCCCCTTTCCCGAGCACGGCCACCGGGGCCTGGAGCGCGCGGTGATCCTGGCCGGGGGCCTGGAGGACGCGGGCCGGGTGCTGGAGGCGGGGGACTTCGACGAGGAGGACCCGTCCCGGGTCCACGCGCCGGTGGCCCTGCCGGACGAGGATTGCTGGCTGCTGGCCAGCCTGGAGGGCGGGATCCGCTTCACCGGCTGGCGGGGCCTCCTGCAGCGCGCCGCGGGGCGGTGA
- a CDS encoding RNA polymerase sigma factor, producing the protein MTHRPEPAAHAGPSDEQLLARIAVQDAEALAELFHRYGSRVLAYVRAMAPGAFPHEDAVQEIFLALWQKAGLFAPQEDGGAAGWIFTVTRHKVFDIQRSLGRVRETGGLDLEFLGGAHGEGDPTLAPSIHKALAMLPDDQLTPLRLAYFGDLSYDETARMLGLPVGTVKTRIRAGLRALRGLVLGREKP; encoded by the coding sequence ATGACCCACCGTCCCGAACCCGCCGCCCATGCCGGCCCCTCCGACGAGCAGCTCCTGGCCCGCATCGCCGTCCAGGACGCGGAGGCGCTGGCCGAACTCTTCCACCGCTACGGCAGCCGGGTGCTGGCCTACGTGCGGGCCATGGCGCCGGGCGCCTTCCCCCACGAGGACGCGGTGCAGGAGATCTTCCTCGCCCTCTGGCAGAAGGCCGGGCTCTTCGCTCCCCAGGAGGACGGCGGGGCGGCCGGCTGGATCTTCACGGTGACCCGGCACAAGGTCTTCGACATCCAGCGGAGCCTGGGGCGCGTTAGGGAAACGGGAGGCCTCGACCTGGAGTTCCTGGGGGGCGCCCACGGGGAAGGGGATCCCACCCTCGCCCCCTCCATCCACAAGGCCCTCGCCATGCTTCCCGACGACCAGCTCACCCCCCTCCGCCTCGCCTATTTCGGGGACCTGTCCTACGACGAGACCGCCCGAATGCTCGGCCTCCCCGTCGGCACCGTCAAGACCCGCATCCGCGCGGGGCTCCGGGCCCTGCGGGGCCTGGTGCTGGGAAGGGAGAAACCATGA
- a CDS encoding NAD(P)/FAD-dependent oxidoreductase gives MRIAVIGAGISGLGAARALTLGGAEVHVFEGAERIGGHTHTARLGDGTAVDTGFIVHNRENYPRFVALMEELGVPTCASDMSFAYAGPGFSWCSRGLNGLLAERRNALDPRFWAFWREVARFNAWGNALARDPAARETPLGEALDAAGFGADFRRAYLYPMAGAVWSTPPAAMEAFPLLALLRFFRNHGMLGFTTQHRWRTIPGGTSRYLEPLARPFSDRIRTGAAVREVRRTEAGAEVRVAGEGALGFDAVLLACHGDQALALLADADPLEREVLGAFRPNPSPTWLHTDASVLPRRRRGWASWNFKGEPGNPLLLTYHMNRLQPLGAAPDLFVTLHGEGRVDPSKVLARYDYAHPRFDLAALRAQGRWAEVSGRRRVHFAGAYWANGFHEDGLVSGLRAAEAILAGGPR, from the coding sequence ATGAGGATCGCGGTGATCGGGGCCGGCATTTCGGGCCTGGGGGCGGCCAGGGCGCTCACCCTGGGCGGTGCCGAGGTCCACGTGTTCGAAGGGGCGGAGCGCATCGGGGGCCACACCCACACGGCGCGCCTGGGGGACGGGACGGCGGTGGACACCGGCTTCATCGTCCACAACCGGGAGAACTACCCCCGGTTCGTCGCCCTGATGGAGGAGCTCGGCGTGCCCACCTGCGCGTCGGACATGAGCTTCGCCTACGCGGGCCCGGGGTTCTCCTGGTGCAGCCGGGGCCTCAACGGGCTCCTCGCGGAGCGGCGGAACGCCCTGGATCCCAGGTTCTGGGCCTTCTGGCGGGAGGTGGCCCGGTTCAACGCCTGGGGCAACGCCCTGGCCCGGGATCCCGCGGCCCGGGAGACGCCCCTGGGCGAGGCCCTGGACGCGGCGGGGTTCGGCGCGGACTTCCGCCGGGCCTACCTCTATCCCATGGCCGGGGCCGTGTGGTCCACGCCCCCCGCGGCCATGGAGGCCTTCCCGCTGCTGGCCCTGCTCCGGTTCTTCCGGAACCACGGGATGCTGGGGTTCACGACCCAGCACCGGTGGCGCACGATCCCCGGCGGCACGAGCCGCTACCTGGAACCCCTCGCGCGGCCCTTCTCGGACCGGATCCGCACCGGGGCCGCGGTGCGGGAGGTGAGGCGGACGGAAGCCGGCGCGGAGGTCCGGGTGGCGGGGGAGGGCGCCCTGGGCTTCGACGCGGTCCTGTTGGCCTGCCACGGGGACCAGGCCCTGGCGCTCCTGGCCGACGCCGATCCCCTGGAGCGGGAGGTGCTCGGCGCCTTCCGGCCCAATCCGAGCCCCACCTGGCTGCACACCGACGCCTCGGTGCTGCCCCGCCGCCGGCGGGGCTGGGCCAGCTGGAACTTCAAGGGGGAGCCGGGCAACCCCCTCCTCCTCACGTACCACATGAACCGCCTGCAGCCCCTGGGGGCGGCGCCGGACCTCTTCGTGACCCTCCACGGGGAGGGCCGGGTGGACCCGTCCAAGGTCCTGGCCCGGTACGACTATGCGCACCCGCGCTTCGATCTGGCGGCCCTCCGGGCCCAGGGGCGCTGGGCGGAGGTCAGCGGGAGGCGGCGCGTGCATTTCGCGGGGGCCTACTGGGCCAACGGGTTCCATGAGGATGGGCTGGTCAGCGGGCTCCGCGCGGCGGAGGCCATCCTGGCGGGGGGGCCACGGTGA
- a CDS encoding acyl-CoA desaturase — MDQVARTREGVGPVYPLTPASLTFGLIHLAALAVLVLPFRPALAWMALGLYLVRMFGVTAGYHRYFSHRAYRLGRAAQLLMACLAQASGQKGVLWWAAHHRDHHRHADGPGDVHSPVRDSFWWSHVGWVLSDRHDHPDLAKVGDLARFPELRWLDRHHWVPAVATALAAAAWAGAAGLAWWALSTVALYHATFTINSLAHVWGTRRFETPDRSRNNAVLALLTLGEGWHNNHHAFPAACSPSLRWWEVDPTQAGLRVLAAVGVARDLKGRGARP, encoded by the coding sequence GTGGACCAGGTCGCCAGGACGCGGGAAGGGGTGGGCCCCGTCTACCCCCTCACCCCCGCCTCCCTCACGTTCGGGCTCATCCACCTGGCGGCCCTGGCCGTCCTCGTCCTCCCTTTCCGCCCGGCCCTGGCCTGGATGGCCCTGGGCCTCTACCTGGTCCGGATGTTCGGGGTGACGGCGGGCTACCACCGCTACTTCAGCCACCGGGCCTACCGCCTGGGGCGGGCCGCCCAGCTCCTCATGGCCTGCCTGGCCCAGGCCTCGGGCCAGAAGGGGGTCCTGTGGTGGGCCGCCCATCACCGGGACCACCACCGCCACGCCGATGGGCCCGGGGACGTGCACAGCCCGGTGCGGGACTCCTTCTGGTGGAGCCACGTGGGCTGGGTGCTCTCGGACCGCCACGACCATCCGGACCTCGCGAAGGTCGGCGACCTGGCGCGGTTCCCGGAACTGCGGTGGCTGGACCGGCACCATTGGGTGCCCGCCGTCGCGACGGCCCTGGCGGCCGCCGCCTGGGCCGGGGCGGCGGGGCTGGCCTGGTGGGCCCTCTCCACCGTGGCCCTCTACCACGCCACGTTCACCATCAACAGCCTGGCCCACGTGTGGGGCACCCGGCGCTTCGAGACGCCGGACCGCAGCCGCAACAACGCGGTGCTGGCCCTGCTGACCCTGGGCGAGGGCTGGCACAACAACCATCATGCCTTCCCCGCGGCCTGCTCCCCGAGCCTGCGGTGGTGGGAGGTGGATCCCACCCAGGCGGGGCTCCGGGTCCTGGCGGCCGTGGGGGTCGCCCGGGACCTGAAGGGAAGGGGGGCGCGCCCATGA
- a CDS encoding DUF4397 domain-containing protein — MTKTFLGGLAFGALALGLACSSTDNPVRYAQVRVVHASPDAPAVDAYAGSVSLAKGAGFKAATAFVPVPDGTTTFTFNAAGTRTTALTASADLKGGYAYTVLAVGRLASLQALIVPDDGAAPGQGNVKVRVVHAAPAAPAVDVYVTAPGASLATATPAVAGAAFKAYSPALEVPAAAYQIRITAAGSRTPVYDSGSVTLTAGSDLVLAAVQQDLGAAPVTLLALSRDPAHPAAEIPDNRALVRAIHASPDAPAVDVLVNGQTALNGVAYPQASTYLPVTSGTAAVQLNLAGTATQVIGASLPLSATQAYSVFAVNRVSGLQLLPVADDLTPPPAGKAKLRAIHLSPDAPNVDVWVGGAKVLTDVPFKAASPYLLVPAGATQVQIAVTGTTTVVLQGTPTLADGGIYTAAAIGTVSALPAAPLTLDLLRDK, encoded by the coding sequence ATGACCAAGACCTTCCTCGGAGGCCTCGCCTTCGGCGCGCTCGCGCTGGGCCTCGCCTGCAGCAGCACCGACAACCCCGTCCGCTACGCCCAGGTCCGGGTGGTCCACGCCAGCCCCGACGCCCCGGCCGTGGACGCCTACGCGGGCTCCGTCAGCCTCGCCAAGGGCGCCGGGTTCAAGGCGGCCACCGCCTTCGTCCCGGTCCCCGACGGGACCACCACCTTCACCTTCAACGCCGCGGGAACCCGGACCACGGCCCTGACGGCCTCCGCCGACCTCAAGGGAGGCTACGCCTACACCGTCCTGGCCGTGGGCAGGCTCGCCTCCCTCCAGGCCCTGATCGTTCCCGACGACGGCGCGGCCCCCGGCCAGGGCAACGTCAAGGTGCGCGTGGTCCACGCCGCCCCCGCCGCCCCGGCCGTGGACGTCTACGTCACCGCCCCCGGCGCCAGCCTCGCCACCGCCACCCCCGCCGTGGCCGGGGCCGCCTTCAAGGCCTACTCCCCCGCCCTCGAGGTGCCCGCGGCCGCCTACCAGATCCGAATCACCGCCGCGGGTTCCAGGACCCCCGTCTACGACAGCGGCTCCGTGACCCTGACCGCCGGATCCGACCTGGTGCTCGCCGCCGTCCAGCAGGACCTGGGCGCCGCCCCCGTCACCCTCCTGGCCCTGTCCAGGGACCCCGCCCATCCCGCCGCCGAGATCCCCGACAACCGCGCCCTGGTCCGCGCCATCCACGCCTCCCCCGACGCGCCGGCCGTGGACGTCCTCGTGAACGGCCAGACCGCCCTCAACGGCGTCGCCTACCCCCAGGCCAGCACCTACCTGCCCGTCACCAGCGGGACCGCCGCCGTCCAGCTGAACCTGGCCGGCACGGCCACCCAGGTCATCGGCGCCTCCCTGCCGCTGTCGGCCACCCAGGCCTACAGCGTCTTCGCGGTGAACCGGGTCTCCGGCCTCCAGCTCCTGCCCGTGGCCGACGACCTCACCCCGCCCCCCGCCGGCAAGGCCAAGCTGCGGGCCATCCACCTGAGCCCCGACGCCCCCAACGTCGACGTGTGGGTCGGCGGCGCCAAGGTGCTCACCGACGTCCCCTTCAAGGCCGCCAGCCCCTACCTCCTGGTCCCCGCCGGCGCCACCCAGGTCCAGATCGCCGTCACCGGCACCACCACCGTCGTCCTCCAGGGCACCCCCACCCTCGCCGACGGCGGCATCTACACCGCCGCCGCCATCGGCACCGTCTCCGCCCTGCCCGCCGCGCCCCTCACCCTGGACCTCCTCCGGGACAAGTAG
- a CDS encoding UbiA-like polyprenyltransferase, whose translation MSTFKQFRELLDMIKFEHTVFALPFALLGGLASYRGAPPLEKVLWILAAMVGARTAAMTFNRLADEDLDGANPRTASRALPAGRVTRAGAYALLGVSILLLCVAAGRLGPLPWKLTPLALVIILGYSFCKRFTALSHVVLGLSLAGAPLGAWIAVNGFLQAPAWYLALGVLTWTAGFDILYALQDQDYDVSRGLHSIPSRLGTARSLLLSRAFHLAAVIAWAGFNLAVEAHVLPWLGWALVTAILLREQWVVRGGNLSRIDHAFFTLNSLVGLVFFAGHAAEWLVARALP comes from the coding sequence TTGAGCACTTTCAAACAATTCAGAGAACTGCTCGACATGATCAAGTTCGAGCACACCGTCTTCGCCCTCCCCTTCGCCCTCCTGGGGGGCCTGGCCTCGTACCGGGGCGCCCCGCCCCTGGAGAAGGTGCTGTGGATCCTGGCGGCCATGGTGGGGGCCCGGACGGCGGCCATGACCTTCAACCGCCTCGCGGACGAGGACCTGGACGGGGCCAACCCCCGCACCGCCAGCCGCGCCCTGCCCGCGGGCCGCGTGACCCGGGCCGGGGCCTACGCCCTCCTGGGCGTCTCCATCCTCCTCCTCTGCGTGGCCGCGGGCCGCCTCGGGCCCCTGCCCTGGAAGCTGACCCCCCTGGCCCTCGTCATCATCCTGGGCTACTCCTTCTGCAAGCGGTTCACCGCCCTCAGCCACGTCGTCCTGGGCCTCTCCCTGGCGGGGGCGCCCCTGGGAGCCTGGATCGCCGTCAACGGCTTCCTCCAGGCCCCGGCCTGGTACCTGGCCCTGGGCGTCCTCACGTGGACGGCGGGCTTCGACATCCTCTACGCCCTCCAGGACCAGGACTACGACGTCTCCCGGGGCCTGCACTCCATCCCCAGCCGCCTGGGCACGGCGAGGTCCCTCCTCCTCTCCCGGGCCTTCCACCTGGCGGCGGTGATCGCCTGGGCTGGCTTCAACCTGGCCGTGGAGGCCCACGTCCTCCCCTGGCTGGGCTGGGCCCTGGTGACCGCCATCCTCCTGCGGGAGCAGTGGGTCGTCCGGGGCGGGAACCTCTCCCGCATCGACCACGCCTTCTTCACCCTGAACAGCCTCGTGGGGCTCGTGTTCTTCGCGGGACACGCGGCGGAGTGGCTCGTGGCC